The DNA segment AGCGCGTGATTCTGCCCGACGCCACCGCCGCCGCCAGCTACGCCACACGGCGTCTGACCGGGGTTCTGCGTGGTCTGGTGGTCTTTCCGGAACGGATGCTCAAGAACATGAACGATCTGGGCGGTCTGGTCTTCAGCCAGCGTGTGCTGCACGCTTTGATTGACGAAAAGGGCATGTCCCGCGAGGCCGCCTACGATCTGGTGCAGCGCCACGCCCTGAAAAGCTGGGAAACCGGCGAGGGCCTGCGCGAACTGCTGGCTGCCGATCCCGAATGCCCCCTGAACGATACCGAACTGGACGGGGCCTTCGATCTGGCGTGGTACCTGCGCCATGTGGATGATATTTACGCGCGCTTCGGAATGTGAGTCGAAATCGCGCTCAGTTGAGCAGACGAATCTCGCACGTCCCCGCTCCACGCGAAGTCTTCCAGTCCGCGAAATAGTCCGAGATCGCCGCCCGCTGATTCTTGTCCGCAAAGACGAACTTGCAGCGCCCGGTTTCCTGATTCAACGCTGAGTACAGCGACAGTTGCATCGTCCTGATCTTGGAAAAATAAAGCAGGGTTGCGCCCCTGGCGACTTCACCGGCCATTAACGCGCTGGAATCGTCTTTCGGGGCGTCGATGGGCGTGGTGAATTTGACCGTCTTGATAGAAATTGTGCCAATGATCGGCGGCTGGCCCTCTGGCGTGGCCGTGTACTCCCAGAGCTGTCCGGCCCTGATCGGCAACGGTGCGGTGGGTGAGGTGGCAGCCGGGGCGCAGGCCACCAGTCCTACGCTGAGGATAAGTAAGATCTGTTTCACCGTGCCAGCGTAGCGTCAGCCCCATTCCGGCGGTGTCACATTCCCGCATCCCTTATGCTGCCTGTATGGGATTTATTCTTCGGCTTCTGGTCAATGCGCTGGCGCTGTATCTGCTGACTCAGGTGTATTCGGGCGTGTTCTTCGCGGGCGGTACGGGCGTGGGCAGCGTCCTGATCGCTGCGCTGGTCATGGGCATCGTCAACGCGCTGATCCGCCCCGTGTTGCTGCTGCTCTCGCTGCCGCTGACGCTGCTTACGCTGGGGCTGTTCACGCTGGTGGTCAACGGGGTGGTGCTGCTGCTGGTGGCGGCGGTCACGGCGCTGGATACGGCGGGCTTCGGCGCGGCCATCGTGGGCGCATTGATTCTGACCATCATTTCCTGGCTGCTGGACTCGCTGGTGGGTGTGCTGGGTCTGGACGGAAAACGTGACTGAGTTGACCGTGACTGAAACGGCCTCGCAGGTCAGACCACAGGTGGTCAGGTCCCCAGAAGACCTGCGCGCCGCGCTGGCCGGGCGGGGCCGCGTAGGACTGGTGCCCACGATGGGCTACCTGCACGACGGCCACGCCACCCTGATGCGCCGCGCCCGCGAGGTTTGCGACGTGCTGGTGGTCAGCATCTTTGTCAACCCGCTGCAATTCGGCCCCAGCGAGGATCTGGCCGCCTACCCCCGCGATCTGGAACGCGATCTGGGCGTGGTGGCAGGGGCCGGGGTGGACGTGGTGTTCATGCCGGATGTGGAGACGATGTACCCGCCCCGCTTCGACACCCGCGTGGTGGTCTCCGGCGTCAGCGAGGGGCTGGACGGTGCCTCGCGGCCCGGTCATTTCGTGGGCGTGGCTACTGTGGTCCTCAAGCTGCTGAATCTGGTGCGCCCGGACGTGGCTTTTTTTGGCGAGAAGGACTGGCAGCAACTGGCCGTGCTGCGCCAGATGGTCCGCGATCTGAATGTGCCAGTGGAGGTGGTGGGCCTGCCCACTGTTCGCGCCGGATCTGGGCTGGCCCTCAGCAGTCGCAACAGCTACCTGACCGCAGAGCAGCAGGCACGGGCTGCCGTACTGTCGCGCGCCCTGATGGCGGTACAGGCCGCCTACGCCAGTGGCGAGAGGTCAGCCCTGAAGCTGCGTCAGGCCGGGCTGGACGTGCTGGCCCAGGACCCGGAGGTGGCACTGGATTACCTGAGCGTTGTGGGCCGTGACATAGAAGAAAGAGAAGTTGTGGACAATGGTCCCATGACCCGTGTTCTGGTGGCTGCCCGCATGTTCGGCGTCCGGCTGATCGACAACATGCCCCTCGTTTTCGGGGAGCCTGATTCCGCATGACCCTCGACGAGCTGCTGCGCGAGATGGTGGGCCGCCGGGCCTCCGACATCCACCTGCAAGCGGGCAGCCCGCCGATGGGCCGCGTGGACGGCCATCTGGTCCCTTTCGGCACGCAGGCGCTGATGCCGCCCGACACCGAACTGCTGGCGCAGGCGCTGATGTCCGCCGAGCAGTGGGACGACTTCGCCTACCGCAACGAGCTGGACATCGCCTACGGGGTCTCGGGGCTGGGGCGTTTCCGCTGCAATATCTTCCGGCAGCGCGGCTCGGTGGGGATCGTGATGCGGGTGGTCAGCGACGCCATTCCTGGCTTCGAGTCGCTGGGCCTGCCCACCGGGGTCCTGCAACGGCTGGCCGACGCCCCGCGCGGTCTGATTCTGGTCACGGGTCCCACCGGCAGCGGCAAGACCACCACGCTGGCCAGCTTGGTCGATCACATCAACCGGACCTTTGCCTATAACGTCATCACGGTGGAAGACCCCATCGAGATCCTGCACAAGAACAAGAAGAGCATCGTGGTGCAGCGTGAGATCGGCAGCGACACCCGCGACTTCCGCACTGCCCTGAAATACGCCATGCGCCAAGATCCCGACGTGATCATGATCGGTGAGATGCGCGACAAGGAAACGGTGGAAGCGGCCCTGAGCGCGGCGCAGACCGGGCATCTGGTCCTCAGCACGCTGCACACGCAGGACGCGGTTCGCAGCGTCAACCGCATCATCGATTTCTTTGCCCCCTACGAGCGCGATCAG comes from the Deinococcus sp. AJ005 genome and includes:
- a CDS encoding phage holin family protein is translated as MGFILRLLVNALALYLLTQVYSGVFFAGGTGVGSVLIAALVMGIVNALIRPVLLLLSLPLTLLTLGLFTLVVNGVVLLLVAAVTALDTAGFGAAIVGALILTIISWLLDSLVGVLGLDGKRD
- the panC gene encoding pantoate--beta-alanine ligase, translated to MTVTETASQVRPQVVRSPEDLRAALAGRGRVGLVPTMGYLHDGHATLMRRAREVCDVLVVSIFVNPLQFGPSEDLAAYPRDLERDLGVVAGAGVDVVFMPDVETMYPPRFDTRVVVSGVSEGLDGASRPGHFVGVATVVLKLLNLVRPDVAFFGEKDWQQLAVLRQMVRDLNVPVEVVGLPTVRAGSGLALSSRNSYLTAEQQARAAVLSRALMAVQAAYASGERSALKLRQAGLDVLAQDPEVALDYLSVVGRDIEEREVVDNGPMTRVLVAARMFGVRLIDNMPLVFGEPDSA
- a CDS encoding PilT/PilU family type 4a pilus ATPase translates to MTLDELLREMVGRRASDIHLQAGSPPMGRVDGHLVPFGTQALMPPDTELLAQALMSAEQWDDFAYRNELDIAYGVSGLGRFRCNIFRQRGSVGIVMRVVSDAIPGFESLGLPTGVLQRLADAPRGLILVTGPTGSGKTTTLASLVDHINRTFAYNVITVEDPIEILHKNKKSIVVQREIGSDTRDFRTALKYAMRQDPDVIMIGEMRDKETVEAALSAAQTGHLVLSTLHTQDAVRSVNRIIDFFAPYERDQVRLQLAETLVGIVSQRLLRRADGVGRVLGLEIMLNTPLIQDYIKDEDKTPLIKDALMEDDIRGMHTFDQHLAQLYRHNLISIDEATAAATSAHELKLMVTRSGYAY